CAACGTGTATCGCCGGAGCGCGGACCTCCAGAGCAAACACCGCCTCGGCCTCTCCGCGACGCCGGTCCGGGAGGACGACCGAGAGACGGACATCTACACGCTCGTCGGGCCGCCCATCGGCACCGACTGGGACGCCCTCTTCGACGCCGGCTACGTGCAGGAGCCGGAAGTCGAAATTCGCTACCTCCCCTGGGCGAACGACGAGGAACGGAACGCGTACGCGAGCGCGGAGCCGCGGGCGAAACACCGCATCGCCGGCGAGAACCCCGCGAAGGTCGACGAGGTGCGCCACCTCCTCGCCGAACACCCGACTGCGAAGGCACTCGTGTTCGTCGAGTGGCTGGATCACGGCCGGGCAATCGCCGACGCCCTCGACGCCCCCTTCGTCAGCGGCGAGACGCCCCACTACGAACGCGACCGACTGTTCGAGGAGTTCCGATCCGGCGAGCGCCGGACGCTCGTCGTCTCCCGCGTCGGCGACGAGGGGATCGACCTGCCGAACGCCGAACTCGCCGTCGTCGCCTCGGGGCTCGGCGGGTCACGCCGGCAGGGCGCCCAGCGGGCCGGCCGGACGATGCGTCCCGCCGGGAGCGCAACGGTGTACGTCCTCGCGACTCGGGGAACGAGCGAGGAGGACTTCGCCCAGCGACAGATGCGCCACCTCGCGGAGAAAGGAATCAGGGTGACCGAACAGGGGATCGACTAGCGTTCCGCGGCGAGGGCGTCCATCGCCCGCTCCACCCGGTCGGGGTCGGCGTTGTACCCCATGTGCCCCACCCGGAGCACGTCGTCCGCGAGGTCACCGAACCCCGTCGCGAGCGTCACGTCGTGGGCCTCCCGGAGCCGTTCCTGCAACGCGGTCGCCCGTCCCGGCACGGAGAAGGCAGTGACGGTCGGCGAACTCCGTTCGGGGTCGGGATAGGGGTCGAGCCCCATCTCGGCACCACGCTCCCGGCAGTACGCGGCCACCTCGCGGTGGCGGTCGTGGACGGCGTCCAGCCCCTCGTCTAGGAGCAAGTCGAGCGCCTCGTCGAGCGCGACGACGAGCGTCGTCAGGTGGGTGTAGGGGTAGGGCTGTTCGGCCTCGTGCCACGGGAGCAGGTTGGTGTAAAGCGACGCGGGGTCGCGGGCCTCGATCCGATCCCACGCCACGTCGCTCACCGACGCGATGGCGAGGCCCGGCGGCGCGCTGAAGCACTTCTGTGACGCGCCGAGACAGATGTCGATGCGGTCGGTCGGGACGGGCGCCCCGCCGAGGGAGGAGACGGCGTCGACGATGGTCAGGACGCCGTGCTCGTCGAGCAGATCGAGCGCGGGCGAGAG
This window of the Haloplanus rubicundus genome carries:
- a CDS encoding pyridoxal-phosphate-dependent aminotransferase family protein, whose protein sequence is MLLTPGPTALPPSVRDVMSEELINPDVDPAFADRYDALLDKLGTVFGTDDEVVVMGGEGILGLEAAIASTVEPGDRVLCLSNGPYGDGFTDFVESYGAESTLVDADYDDSLPVVELERTLAAGEYDVATMVHCETPTGTLNDLSPALDLLDEHGVLTIVDAVSSLGGAPVPTDRIDICLGASQKCFSAPPGLAIASVSDVAWDRIEARDPASLYTNLLPWHEAEQPYPYTHLTTLVVALDEALDLLLDEGLDAVHDRHREVAAYCRERGAEMGLDPYPDPERSSPTVTAFSVPGRATALQERLREAHDVTLATGFGDLADDVLRVGHMGYNADPDRVERAMDALAAER